In Papaver somniferum cultivar HN1 chromosome 1, ASM357369v1, whole genome shotgun sequence, a genomic segment contains:
- the LOC113282794 gene encoding uncharacterized protein LOC113282794 → MDSKEDNYLAEGVDRLQIVAEDVDPSISPLKITMSPKSPRSPKSAHGKHVTSKGSPVKHDRHSHSPKDGRPKKGGSGGKGTWGGILETGDDNTVDPNDPNYDSNEDNSHSNTTKPLGVFDEYKKKATVIVEEYFATDDVVSTANELRELDMPEYHYYFVKKLLSMAMDRHAKEKEMAAVLLSTLYANVIDPPQFYKGFSKLVESADDLIVDIPDTVDVLALFIARAVVDDILPPAFLTKQLGSLPKDSKGVEVITRAEKSYLSAPLHAEIIERKWGGSKNKTVEDVKTNINNLLVEYIASGDKMEAFRCIKDLKVPFFHHEIVKRALILAMERRASEDRLLDLLKEAAEEGFINSSQMTKGFGRLIDTVDDLSLDILSARDILQSLISKAASEGWLCASSLKSLSFQKQKQIEDDTARVFKLKAQYIIQEYFLSGDILEVISSLESEKYNSSSELSAMFVKKLITIAMDRKNREKEMASVLLSSLSLPADGVINGFLMLVESADDTALDIPAVVEDLAMFLARAVVDEVLAPQQLEEIGCQLTGQDSIGSKVLQMARSVLKARLSGERILRCWGGGGSSRPGWDIEDIKDKIGKLLEEYDSGGELREAFCCIRELGMPFFHHEVIKKALVAVMEKKNERLWGLLEHGFSVGVFTPDQMMKGFGRVADSLDDLALDVPDAEQQFTRYVERAKAASWLDSSFPATRYVIQTGACS, encoded by the exons ATGGATAGCAAGGAAGATAATTACTTGGCAGAAGGTGTGGATCGTCTCCAAATTGTTGCCGAGGATGTGGATCCCTCTATTTCCCCGTTAAAGATTACCATGTCACCAAAGTCTCCGAGGTCTCCTAAATCAGCTCATGGAAAGCATGTTACGAGCAAGGGGAGCCCAGTGAAGCATGATAGGCATTCACATTCTCCAAAAGATGGACGCCCCAAGAAAG GTGGATCAGGCGGAAAGGGAACATGGGGAGGCATACTTGAAACAGGAGATGATAACACTGTTGATCCAAACGATCCCAACTATGATAGTAATgag GATAACAGTCATTCAAACACAACAAAACCACTTGGCGTTTTTGATGAGTACAAGAAGAAGGCTACTGTAATAGTAGAGGAATACTTTGCTACAGATGATGTTGTGTCTACTGCAAATGAACTAAGAGAACTTGATATGCCAGAATATCATTATTATTTCGTTAAGAAGCTTCTCTCTATGGCAATGGATAGGCATGCCAAAGAGAAAGAAATGGCTGCTGTGTTATTATCTACACTTTATGCTAATGTGATCGATCCACCACAATTTTACAAAGGCTTCAGCAAATTGGTCGAATCAGCAGATGATTTGATTGTAGATATACCGGATACTGTAGATGTTCTTGCGTTGTTTATAGCTAGGGCAGTTGTTGATGACATACTTCCTCCAGCATTTTTGACAAAACAGTTGGGATCGTTACCGAAGGACTCGAAAGGGGTTGAGGTTATAACAAGAGCTGAGAAAAGCTATTTATCAGCTCCACTTCATGCAGAGATCATTGAGCGCAAGTGGGGCGGAAGCAAGAACAAAACCGTTGAGGATGTGAAAACTAACATAAACAATCTGCTTGTAGAATATATAGCAAGTGGTGACAAGATGGAGGCTTTCAGGTGCATCAAGGATTTGAAAGTTCCTTTCTTCCATCATGAGATAGTCAAACGGGCTCTTATACTGGCAATGGAAAGGCGGGCCTCCGAAGATCGTCTCCTTGATTTGTTGAAGGAAGCTGCTGAGGAAGGTTTTATTAATTCAAGCCAAATGACAAAAGGTTTTGGCCGTCTTATTGACACAGTGGATGACTTATCTCTTGATATTCTTAGCGCAAGGGATATTCTGCAGTCCTTGATATCCAAAGCAGCATCTGAAGGTTGGTTATGTGCTTCATCTCTAAAATCTCTGAGTTTCCAAAAACAAAAGCAAATAGAAGATGACACTGCCAGGGTTTTCAAGCTCAAGGCCCAGTATATTATCCAGGAGTATTTCTTGTCAGGTGACATATTAGAGGTGATTAGTAGCCTTGAATCAGAGAAGTACAATTCTTCTTCTGAACTAAGTGCTATGTTTGTGAAAAAACTAATAACTATAGCAATGGATCGTAAAAATAGAGAGAAAGAAATGGCATCTGTATTGTTATCATCGTTATCCTTGCCAGCAGATGGTGTCATAAATGGTTTCCTGATGCTAGTTGAATCTGCCGATGACACTGCCTTGGATATTCCAGCTGTTGTGGAGGATCTTGCAATGTTCTTAGCTAGGgcagttgttgatgaagttttggctCCACAACAATTAGAGGAGATTGGATGCCAATTAACGGGTCAAGACTCAATAGGAAGTAAAGTACTTCAAATGGCGAGGTCAGTGCTCAAGGCTCGACTTTCTGGGGAGCGGATCTTAAGGTGTTGGGGTGGAGGTGGGAGTAGCAGGCCTGGATGGGATATTGAGGATATTAAAGATAAGATTGGAAAACTCTTGGAAGAGTATGATTCAGGTGGTGAGTTACGAGAAGCATTCTGCTGCATAAGGGAGCTAGGTATGCCATTTTTTCACCATGAAGTTATCAAGAAAGCGCTGGTAGCagttatggagaagaagaatgaaagattgTGGGGTTTACTAGAACACGGTTTCTCCGTAGGAGTCTTTACTCCAGATCAGATGATGAAAGGTTTTGGGAGAGTTGCGGACTCTCTTGATGACTTGGCTTTAGACGTTCCAGATGCTGAACAACAATTTACACGTTATGTGGAACGAGCCAAAGCTGCAAGTTGGTTGGACTCTTCGTTTCCTGCTACACGATACGTAATACAAACTGGTGCTTGTTCTTGA